Proteins encoded in a region of the Solanum dulcamara chromosome 9, daSolDulc1.2, whole genome shotgun sequence genome:
- the LOC129904562 gene encoding LRR receptor-like serine/threonine-protein kinase RGI5, whose translation MEKKSYHFFTFPSCYFLFFLFSCLSLSPKTVFLVSSVSSDGQALLSLLKATDPYAKSSSSVLSSWNPSSLTPCSWQGITCSPQERVISLSIPNTFLNLSYLPSELSSLSSLQLLNLSSTNISGTIPPSFGSFAHLRLLDLSSNSLSGSIPSELGGLSSLQFFFLNSNRLTGKIPPELANLSSLEIFCLQDNLLNGSIPSQLGSLVSLQQFRIGGNPYLSGEIPAQLGLLTNLTMFGVAATGLSGVIPPTFGNLINLQTLAIYDTEVFGSIPPELGMISELRYLYLHMNKLTGSIPPQLGKLQKLTSLLLWGNSLTGPIPAELWNCSSLVILDVSANDLSGEIPSDLGKLLVLEQLHLSDNALTGSIPWQLSNCTSLTALQLDKNQLSGQIPWQVGKLKYLQSFFLWGNSVSGTIPAAFGNCTELYALDLSRNKLTGSIPEEIFDLLQLSKLLLLGNSLTGRLPRSVARCQSLVRLRLGENQLSGQIPKEIGQLQNLVFLDLYMNHFSGGLPSEIANITVLELLDVHNNYLTGEIPHQMGELVNLEQLDLSRNSFTSEIPSSFGNLSYLNKLILSNNLLTGPIRKSFKNLQKLTLLDLSSNSLSGEIPSELGYVTSLTIGLDLSSNRFTGELPETLSGLTQLQALDISHNLLGGSITILSSLTSLTSLNVSYNNFSGPIPVTPFFRTLNSDSFLENSLCQSVDGYSCSSHIMGRNGLKSPKTIALVAVILISVAIAVVATWILVTRNHRYVFQKSQGMSASSVGAEDFSYPWTFIPFQKFNFTIDNILDCLKDENIIGKGCSGVVYKAEMPNGEAIAVKKLWKTKKDEETVDSFAAEIQILGHIRHRNILKLLGYCSNKSIKLLLYNYISNGNLHQLLQSNRNLDWEIRYKIAVGSAQGLAYLHHDCVPAILHRDVKCNNILIDSKFDAYIADFGLAKLMNSPNYHHAMSSVAGSYGYIAPEYGYTANITEKSDVYSYGVVLLEILSGRSAVDSQIGDGLHIVEWVKKKMGSFEPAVTVLDAKLQGLPDQVVQEMLQTLGIAMFCVNSSPVERPTMKEVVALLMEVKSSPDQEFGKISQPLIKQSSTQS comes from the exons ATGGAGAAGAAAAGCTACCATTTTTTCACTTTCCCTTCATGttatttcttgtttttcttgttttcttgtTTAAGTTTGAGCCCAAAGACTGTATTTTTAGTGAGCTCTGTTTCTTCTGATGGACAAGCTTTGCTTTCTCTGCTTAAAGCAACTGACCCTTATGCAAAATCATCATCTTCTGTGCTTTCTTCTTGGAACCCTTCAAGTTTGACTCCATGTTCTTGGCAAGGGATTACTTGTTCTCCTCAAGAAAGGGTTATTTCACTTTCTATCCCAAATACATTCTTAAATCTCTCTTATTTACCCTCTGAACTCTCTTCCCTTTCATCCCTGCAGCTTCTTAATCTTTCTTCTACTAATATCTCTGGAACTATCCCTCCATCATTTGGTTCTTTTGCTCATCTTAGGCTTTTGGACCTTTCTTCTAATTCACTTTCAGGTTCTATTCCATCAGAACTTGGTGGGCTTAGTTCACTTCAGTTCTTTTTCTTGAATTCAAATAGATTGACTGGTAAGATCCCACCAGAGTTAGCTAATCTTTCTTCACTGGAAATCTTTTGTCTTCAAGATAATCTCCTCAATGGGTCAATTCCATCACAGTTAGGGTCCTTAGTGTCACTCCAGCAGTTTAGGATTGGGGGAAATCCATATTTGAGTGGTGAAATTCCTGCACAGTTAGGCCTGCTCACCAATCTCACAATGTTTGGTGTTGCGGCAACCGGTCTTTCCGGTGTTATTCCACCTACATTTGGGAATTTGATCAATCTTCAAACACTGGCAATTTATGATACTGAAGTATTCGGTTCGATACCGCCTGAACTTGGGATGATTTCGGAGCTTAGGTACTTGTATCTGCATATGAATAAGCTCACTGGTTCGATACCTCCTCAGCTGGGCAAGTTGCAAAAGCTTACTAGCTTGCTTTTATGGGGAAATTCATTAACTGGACCTATCCCGGCTGAGCTTTGGAACTGTTCGTCCCTTGTGATTCTTGATGTTTCTGCAAACGATTTGTCTGGTGAAATTCCTAGTGATTTGGGGAAGCTATTGGTTCTTGAACAGCTTCATTTGTCTGATAATGCACTTACCGGTTCTATACCCTGGCAGTTAAGTAATTGCACTAGCCTGACAGCTCTTCAGCTAGATAAGAACCAATTATCAGGGCAAATTCCTTGGCAAGTTGGTAAGTTGAAGTACTTGCAGAGTTTTTTCTTGTGGGGGAATTCAGTTTCAGGAACCATTCCAGCTGCTTTTGGAAACTGTACCGAGCTATATGCACTTGATCTTTCGAGGAACAAGCTCACCGGATCAATCCCTGAGGAGATATTTGATTTGTTGCAGCTGAGTAAATTGTTGCTTCTTGGGAATTCCTTAACTGGACGATTGCCTCGAAGTGTTGCGAGATGCCAGTCTCTAGTGAGGCTGAGGCTAGGTGAGAACCAGCTTTCCGGACAGATTCCTAAGGAGATTGGTCAATTGCAGAATCTCGTGTTTCTTGATTTGTACATGAACCATTTCTCTGGTGGCTTGCCTTCTGAAATTGCAAACATTACAGTTCTTGAGCTGTTGGATGTGCACAACAATTACCTAACTGGGGAAATACCACACCAGATGGGGGAGCTTGTGAATTTAGAGCAACTTGATCTTAGCCGGAACAGCTTTACCAGTGAGATCCCTTCGAGTTTTGGCAATCTCAGTTACTTGAACAAACTTATTCTCAGTAACAATCTGCTTACTGGTCCAATTCGAAAGTCATTTAAGAACTTGCAGAAGTTAACTCTACTTGATTTGAGCTCAAATAGTCTTTCTGGTGAGATTCCATCCGAGCTTGGCTATGTCACAAGCTTAACAATCGGTTTGGATTTGAGCTCGAATCGTTTCACGGGTGAACTTCCTGAAACATTGTCCGGTTTGACACAATTGCAAGCTCTTGATATTTCTCATAATTTGTTGGGTGGAAGCATCACAATTCTAAGCTCCCTGACCAGCCTTACGTCCCTGAATGTTTCATACAACAATTTCTCGGGGCCTATTCCTGTCACACCATTCTTTAGAACTCTCAATTCAGATTCTTTTCTGGAGAATTCACTCTGTCAATCAGTAGATGGTTATAGTTGTTCTTCACATATAATGGGAAGGAACGGGTTGAAGTCACCGAAAACCATAGCACTGGTTGCGGTGATTCTGATTTCTGTAGCCATAGCAGTTGTGGCTACATGGATTCTTGTGACGCGAAACCACAGATATGTGTTTCAGAAGTCCCAAGGCATGTCAGCCTCTTCAGTAGGGGCAGAAGATTTTTCCTACCCTTGGACTTTCATCCCCTTTCAAAAGTTCAATTTCACCATCGACAACATCTTGGATTGCTTGAAAGATGAAAACATCATTGGGAAAGGATGTTCCGGTGTTGTATACAAAGCAGAAATGCCTAACGGTGAGGCGATTGCAGTGAAGAAGCTTTGGAAAACAAAGAAAGACGAGGAGACAGTAGATTCTTTTGCAGCAGAAATTCAAATTCTCGGACATATTAGGCATCGAAACATTCTGAAGTTATTGGGATATTGTTCAAACAAGAGCATTAAGCTTCTTCTCTACAACTACATTTCAAATGGCAATCTTCATCAGCTCTTGCAAAGTAACAGAAACTTGGACTGGGAAATTAGGTACAAAATTGCAGTTGGATCAGCTCAAGGCCTTGCTTATCTTCACCATGACTGTGTTCCAGCCATTCTTCATAGAGATGTCAAGTGCAATAATATACTGATCGACTCCAAGTTTGACGCTTATATTGCAGATTTTGGACTTGCAAAGCTAATGAATTCGCCAAATTATCACCATGCTATGTCCAGTGTAGCAGGATCTTATGGATATATTGCTCCAG AATATGGATATACGGCGAATATAACAGAAAAGAGTGATGTCTATAGTTATGGAGTTGTGCTGCTAGAAATTCTTAGTGGGCGCAGCGCTGTTGATTCTCAGATAGGTGATGGGCTTCACATTGTCGAGTGGGTAAAGAAGAAAATGGGAAGCTTTGAACCGGCTGTTACAGTTCTTGATGCTAAGCTACAAGGTTTACCCGATCAAGTGGTCCAAGAAATGCTGCAAACGCTTGGAATAGCGATGTTCTGTGTCAACTCATCACCGGTTGAAAGGCCAACAATGAAGGAAGTTGTGGCACTTCTAATGGAAGTGAAGAGTTCACCTGATCAagaatttgggaaaatttcTCAGCCTCTAATAAAACAGTCCTCAACTCAAAGTTGA